The following coding sequences are from one Scomber japonicus isolate fScoJap1 chromosome 3, fScoJap1.pri, whole genome shotgun sequence window:
- the emp3a gene encoding epithelial membrane protein 3, with product MVFLLVFLTGLHLVTLAMLFIATLEKSWWIWADTEITDLWYNCFHDNATKVWLCAATHESDWLQSVQALMVLSIVFSSVSFLVFLGQLFTMSRGALFYFTGLCQAFAGFADFAACLIFTFQRKEILNDFRDLSKGRFGYCFILAWICVPLLLISGILYVHLRKKQ from the exons ATGGTATTCCTCCTCGTATTCTTAACTGGGCTGCATCTGGTTACCTTGGCCATGCTCTTCATCGCCACACTGGAGAAG TCCTGGTGGATATGGGCTGATACAGAAATCACAGATCTCTGGTATAACTGTTTCCATGATAATGCCACAAAAGTGTGGTTGTGTGCTGCTACTCATGAAAGTG ACTGGCTGCAGTCTGTCCAGGCCCTCATGGTCCTCTCTATAGTCTTCTCTTCAGTCTCCTTCTTGGTTTTTCTGGGTCAGCTTTTCACAATGTCCAGAGGAGCCCTCTTCTACTTCACAGGCCTCTGTCAGGCCTTTGCAG GTTTCGCAGACTTTGCTGCTTGCCTTATCTTCACCTTCCAAAGAAAGGAGATTTTAAATGACTTCAGAGATCTGAGCAAAGGACGTTTCGGCTACTGCTTTATCCTGGCATGGATCTGTGTCCCTCTCCTTCTCATAAGTGGAATCCTGTATGTTCACTTGCGCAAGAAGCAGTGA